The segment ACCTGCGCCAGATCGGCTCGGGCAATATCGGCGCGACCAACGTCCTGCGCACCGGCCGCAAGGGGCTGGCGGCGGCGACGCTGCTGCTCGATGGTGGCAAGGGCGCGGCGGCGGTGCTGATCGCGCAGATGGTGCAGCCCGACATGGCGCTGTGGGCGGGCGCGGCGGCGTTCATCGGCCATCTCTATCCGGTCTGGCTGAAGTTCAACGGCGGCAAGGGGGTGGCGACGATGCTCGGCGTCTCGCTGGCCGCCTGGTGGCCGGCCGGCATCGCCTTCGCGATCGTCTGGCTGGCGATGCTGGCGTTGACGCGGCGCTCCTCGGTCGGCGGCCTCTCGGGCGCCGTGACCGCGCCGATCGCGGCGGCGGCGGGCGGGCAGTCCGACGCGGTGCTGGTGATGCTCGCCATGGCGCTGTTCGTCGTCTGGAAGCATCGCGGCAACATCACCCGCCTGCTCGACGGCACCGAGCCGAGGGTCGGCGAGCGCTGATCGGGACGGCCGATCTGGACGGGAACGAACGCCTTGCCCGGCTGCGGCTGATCCGCACGCCCCGCATCGGCCCCGTCGCCTATTCGCAGCTCATCCGCCGCTTCGGCAGCGGCGTCGAGGCGCTGGCCGCCTTGCCCGCGCTCGCCCGGCGCGGCGGCGGTGCGTTGCCCGCCATCCCGCCGTCGGCCGCCGCCGAGGCGGAGGCCGATCGCGTCGCCCGGCTGGGCGCGCGCCATCTGTTTCGCGGCGAGGCCGGCTATCCGGCGCTGCTCGACCGGATCGACACCGCGCCGCCCGTGCTGATCGTCCGCGGCGACATCGCGCTGCTCGATCGCCGCATCGTCGCGATCGTCGGCGCGCGCAACGCCAGCGGCGCGGCGGTCCGCTTCGCGCGGACCCTGGCGCACGGCCTGGGGGAGGCGGGGTGGCTGGTCGTCTCGGGCCTGGCGCGGGGGATCGACACCGCGGCGCATGCCGGGTCGATCGCGACCGGCACGGCGGCGGTGATCGCCGGCGGCATCGATATCGTCTACCCGCCGGAGAATGCGGCGTTGCAGGAGGCGATCGCCGAGCGCGGCCTGCTGATCGCCGAGCAGCCGCCCGGCGTCGAGCCGCGCGCGCGGCACTTCCCCTATCGCAACCGGATCATCGCCGGGCTGGCGGCGGGCACGGTGGTGGTCGAGGCGGCGCCCAAATCGGGATCGCTGATCACCGCGCGGCTCGCCGCCGAGTTCGGACGCGAGGTGATGGCGGTGCCCGGATCGCCGCTCGACCCGCGCGCGCAAGGCTGCAACCTGCTGATCCGGGAGGGCGCCACCCTGATCCAGTCGGCCGCCGACATCGCCGAGGCGCTGAGCCCGATCGCCGGCGTCGCCGCCCGGCCCGCCGACAACTTCGCGTCCGCGCCCGCGCCGGCCGAGGCGGACGAGCCGGCGCGCGCCGCGCTGACCGGCCTGCTGGGTCCCGTGCCGCTGGCGGTCGACGAACTGATCCGGCAGAGCGGCGTCTCCGCCGCGATGGTGCAGATGGTGCTGCTCGAACTCGAACTGGGCGGCCGGCTCGATCGCCATGCCGGCGGGCGGGTCAGCCTGATCGCCTCTTGACGACTCTCCGGCACCCTATCCACCCTCGTACGTGTACGCATGCGTAAGAGGACAGCCTGAATCCATGAAGCTCGTCGTCGTCGAATCCCCCGCCAAGGCCAAGACCATCGAAAAATATCTGGGGCCGGGCCATCGCGTCCTCGCCTCCTATGGTCATGTCCGCGACCTGCCCGCCAAGGACGGCTCGGTCGATCCCGACAACGGCTTCGCGATGGAGTGGGAGGCCTATGCCGACAAGAGCCGCCAGCTCAAGGCGATCGCCGACGAGGCGAAGGGCGCCGACACGCTGATCCTCGCCACCGACCCCGACCGCGAGGGGGAGGCGATCAGCTGGCACGTCAAGGAAGTGCTGGGCAAGCGTCGCGTGCTGCCCAAGGACGTTCGCCGCGTCACCTTCAACGCGATCACCAAGGCCGCGGTCACCGAGGCGATGGCGAATCCCCGCGACCTCGACGAGGATCTGATCGACGCCTATCGCGCCCGCCGCGCGCTCGACTATCTGGTCGGCTTCACCCTGTCGCCGGTGCTGTGGCGCAAGCTGCCCGGCGCCAAGTCGGCCGGCCGCGTCCAGTCGGTGGCGCTGCGCCTGGTCGTCGACCGCGAGCGCGAGATCGAGCTGTTCAAGGCCCAGGAATATTGGTCGGTCACCGCCGATATGGAGTATGACGGCATCGGTTTCCTGACCCGGCTGGTCCGCTGGAAGGGGCAGAAGATCGACCGGCTGACGATCGGCAACGGCAAGGATGCCGAGGCCGCCAAGGCCGATGTCGAGGCGGGCCGCTTCACCGTCGCCAGCGTCGAGACCAAGCCGCTCACCCGCAACCCGCCGCCGCCCTTCACCACCTCGACCCTGCAGCAGGAGGCGGCGCGCAAGCTCGGCTTCTCGGCCAGCCACACGATGCGGATCGCCCAGGCGCTCTACGAGGACGGCGCGATCACCTATATGCGGACCGACGGCGTGCAGATGGATGGCAGCGCCATCTCCGCCGCGCGCGGCGCGATCGCCAACCGCTACGACGCCTCCTACGTGCCGGACAAGCCGCGCCAGTACAGCGCCAAGGCCAAGAACGCGCAGGAAGCGCATGAGGCGATCCGCCCGACCGACTTCTCGCGCGATCGCGCCGGCAGCGGCGACCATGGCCGGCTCTACGACTTGATCTTCAAGCGCGCGCTGGCCAGCCAGATGGCGTCGGCGCGGCTTGAGCGCACCACCGTCGACCTGGTCGACGGCACCGGCCAGAACGCCCTGCGCGCGACCGGCCAGGTCGTCCTCTTCCCCGGCTATCTCGCGCTCTACGAGGAAGGCCGCGACGACCCGAATCCCCAGGGCCAGCAGGCCGGGGGCGGGGACGCCGACGAGGACAGCCGCCGCCTGCCGCGGATGAAGGAGGGCGACAGCCCGGCGAAGAAGAAGGTCGACGCCGAGCAGCATTTCACCCAGCCGCCGCCACGCTATTCGGAGGCCAGCCTGGTCAAGAAGATGGAGGAGCTCGGCATCGGCCGGCCGTCGACCTATGCGTCGATCCTTCAGACGCTCAAGGACCGCGACTATGTCACGGTCGAGAAGAACCGCTTCACCCCGAACGAGAGCGGGCGGCTGGTCACCAGCTTCCTCGAACGCTTCTTCGAGCGCTATGTCAGCTACGACTATACCGCGCATCTGGAGGAGGAGCTCGACGACGTCTCGGGCGGCCGCGCCGGCTGGCAGCAGGTGCTCGAGGCCTTCTGGAAGGACTTCAAGCCCAAGACCGCCGAGGTGATGGATCAAAAGCCGTCGGAGGTCACCGCGGCGCTCGACGAGTTCCTCGCGCCCTATCTCTTCCCCGACAAGGGCGACGGCACCGATCCGCGGCTCTGCCCGGTCTGCCAGGAGGGGCGGCTGTCTCTGCGCGGCGGGCGTTTCGGCGCGTTCATCGCCTGCTCCAACTATCCGGAGTGCAAGTTCACCCGCCGCTTCGCGCAGGCGGGCGCCGCCAATGACGGCGCCGATACGGGGCCGGTGGTGATCGGCACCGATCCGGCGACCGGGCTCGAAGTGTCGAAGCGGGCGGGGCGGTTCGGGC is part of the Rhizorhabdus wittichii RW1 genome and harbors:
- a CDS encoding DNA protecting protein DprA (TIGRFAM: DNA protecting protein DprA~PFAM: SMF family protein), which translates into the protein MPVTLCISACCAGDGFDYGARAIRGDTVLHAVHDHHPAADRGVSAGFDSVRGRADAARRRRRPAPDRLGQYRRDQRPAHRPQGAGGGDAAARWWQGRGGGADRADGAARHGAVGGRGGVHRPSLSGLAEVQRRQGGGDDARRLAGRLVAGRHRLRDRLAGDAGVDAALLGRRPLGRRDRADRGGGGRAVRRGAGDARHGAVRRLEASRQHHPPARRHRAEGRRALIGTADLDGNERLARLRLIRTPRIGPVAYSQLIRRFGSGVEALAALPALARRGGGALPAIPPSAAAEAEADRVARLGARHLFRGEAGYPALLDRIDTAPPVLIVRGDIALLDRRIVAIVGARNASGAAVRFARTLAHGLGEAGWLVVSGLARGIDTAAHAGSIATGTAAVIAGGIDIVYPPENAALQEAIAERGLLIAEQPPGVEPRARHFPYRNRIIAGLAAGTVVVEAAPKSGSLITARLAAEFGREVMAVPGSPLDPRAQGCNLLIREGATLIQSAADIAEALSPIAGVAARPADNFASAPAPAEADEPARAALTGLLGPVPLAVDELIRQSGVSAAMVQMVLLELELGGRLDRHAGGRVSLIAS
- a CDS encoding DNA topoisomerase I (TIGRFAM: DNA topoisomerase I~PFAM: TOPRIM domain protein; DNA topoisomerase, type IA, central domain protein; DNA topoisomerase, type IA, zn finger domain protein~SMART: DNA topoisomerase I, ATP-binding; DNA topoisomerase I, DNA-binding; Toprim sub domain protein), with the protein product MKLVVVESPAKAKTIEKYLGPGHRVLASYGHVRDLPAKDGSVDPDNGFAMEWEAYADKSRQLKAIADEAKGADTLILATDPDREGEAISWHVKEVLGKRRVLPKDVRRVTFNAITKAAVTEAMANPRDLDEDLIDAYRARRALDYLVGFTLSPVLWRKLPGAKSAGRVQSVALRLVVDREREIELFKAQEYWSVTADMEYDGIGFLTRLVRWKGQKIDRLTIGNGKDAEAAKADVEAGRFTVASVETKPLTRNPPPPFTTSTLQQEAARKLGFSASHTMRIAQALYEDGAITYMRTDGVQMDGSAISAARGAIANRYDASYVPDKPRQYSAKAKNAQEAHEAIRPTDFSRDRAGSGDHGRLYDLIFKRALASQMASARLERTTVDLVDGTGQNALRATGQVVLFPGYLALYEEGRDDPNPQGQQAGGGDADEDSRRLPRMKEGDSPAKKKVDAEQHFTQPPPRYSEASLVKKMEELGIGRPSTYASILQTLKDRDYVTVEKNRFTPNESGRLVTSFLERFFERYVSYDYTAHLEEELDDVSGGRAGWQQVLEAFWKDFKPKTAEVMDQKPSEVTAALDEFLAPYLFPDKGDGTDPRLCPVCQEGRLSLRGGRFGAFIACSNYPECKFTRRFAQAGAANDGADTGPVVIGTDPATGLEVSKRAGRFGPYIQLGDGKDAKRSSIPKDVLGDDLDLGWALKLLSLPRLIGPHPETGHPITASIGRFGPYLAHDGKYARLGSTAEVFETGMNAAVVKLAEAANGGGRQRGKAEPLKTFGASPVTGSEVKLMAGRFGPYVTDGETNATLPKTANPDELTAEAALELLAARAAKGPPAKGKKKAPAKKAAPKKAAAKK